One window of the Chryseobacterium camelliae genome contains the following:
- a CDS encoding cytochrome C551 yields the protein MKKVVLILSIGIFAVSCGTKESSMSTSATDSTATDTSATMDNTNASTMSTDTMTTKTSNADSLKMRTDSSATTTAPAR from the coding sequence ATGAAAAAAGTTGTTTTAATCCTGAGCATCGGGATTTTTGCAGTAAGCTGCGGAACTAAAGAATCTTCCATGTCTACCAGTGCAACAGATTCTACTGCAACAGACACCAGTGCTACGATGGATAACACCAATGCATCTACAATGAGCACGGATACAATGACCACAAAGACATCTAATGCGGACAGTCTTAAAATGAGAACTGATTCTTCAGCAACCACGACTGCCCCGGCAAGATAG
- a CDS encoding class I SAM-dependent methyltransferase, producing MENNYDRFSQKVQDYVKFRPDYPSGMLRRLEEELGLDNRKIIADIGSGTGLSSKPFLEHQYTVYGVEPNDEMRKAAEAIYRGYENFISVNGASENTTLEDSSVDVIFSAQAFHWFDLPKTKTEFKRILKPGGHIVLVWNERDSSSPLLNDYEKVLYDNIREYSYVNHKNIDEEKIKAFFSPEKMGYMELDHRQWFDLEGFKGRARSSSYTPKSGVIYDKIMRELKEIFNTYQTSGVVEFSYKAKIYYCSITG from the coding sequence ATGGAAAATAATTATGACAGGTTCAGCCAGAAAGTTCAGGACTATGTTAAGTTCAGACCTGACTATCCCAGTGGAATGCTGAGAAGACTTGAAGAAGAATTAGGGCTTGATAACCGTAAAATTATTGCTGATATCGGCTCCGGGACTGGTCTTTCATCAAAACCTTTTTTGGAACATCAGTATACCGTTTACGGTGTTGAACCTAATGATGAAATGAGGAAAGCCGCCGAAGCTATTTACAGGGGTTATGAAAATTTTATCAGTGTAAACGGGGCTTCTGAAAACACAACCTTAGAAGATTCCAGTGTTGATGTCATTTTCTCTGCACAGGCCTTTCATTGGTTCGACCTGCCAAAAACCAAGACAGAATTCAAGCGCATCCTTAAGCCTGGAGGGCATATTGTTTTAGTATGGAACGAAAGGGATTCATCATCCCCTTTGCTGAATGATTACGAAAAAGTCCTTTATGACAATATCAGGGAATATTCATATGTCAATCATAAAAACATCGATGAAGAGAAAATAAAAGCATTTTTTAGCCCTGAAAAAATGGGTTATATGGAGCTTGATCATCGGCAGTGGTTTGATCTGGAAGGCTTCAAAGGCCGTGCACGGTCATCTTCCTATACTCCGAAATCCGGGGTTATATATGATAAGATCATGCGTGAATTGAAAGAAATATTTAATACGTATCAAACTTCCGGTGTGGTAGAATTCAGCTATAAAGCAAAGATTTATTACTGTTCAATAACAGGATAA
- a CDS encoding thioredoxin family protein, whose translation MKKTAILSSLFISALALAQGIKFEENNFANILAKAKKENKLVFIDAYASWCGPCKLMAKNIFPLQAVGDYYNGHFINAKIDMEKGEGVDLAKKYNVKAFPTYLFINGNGEEVHRTLGYVEEKDFIQFAKDAEDPSKRLTSLKQKFENGEKDPEFLKNLAGLTIYNDAPFAARVLERYFKDKTALNQEDVQILLAGTQSTESPLYAIFQAKKADITKVLPAERYEMIDKNIKLNTIVKKAYDADTKKWNDAYFLTETQKFLTKDESEKLLKRAKSSRALKDKDMATYEKLSMELYKDPSAASSEELNALAWNFFENVTNKASLEKAIIWAQESVKKHENSANTDTLANLYHKVGDNKNAKIWAEKSIQLAKTSGEDYSDTEKLLKSLSIK comes from the coding sequence ATGAAAAAAACAGCCATATTATCTTCTCTGTTCATCAGCGCACTGGCACTGGCTCAGGGAATCAAGTTTGAAGAAAACAATTTTGCGAATATCCTGGCCAAAGCCAAAAAGGAAAACAAACTGGTGTTTATCGATGCCTATGCCTCATGGTGCGGACCATGCAAGCTGATGGCTAAAAATATTTTCCCGCTTCAGGCAGTCGGAGATTACTACAACGGCCATTTCATCAATGCTAAAATTGATATGGAAAAGGGCGAGGGTGTGGACCTGGCCAAAAAATACAACGTAAAAGCTTTTCCAACCTATCTTTTCATCAACGGTAACGGTGAAGAAGTACACCGTACTTTAGGCTATGTGGAAGAAAAAGATTTCATCCAGTTTGCCAAAGATGCTGAAGATCCAAGCAAAAGGCTGACTTCACTAAAGCAGAAATTTGAAAACGGAGAAAAAGACCCAGAATTCCTTAAAAACCTGGCCGGTCTTACCATTTATAATGATGCTCCTTTTGCTGCGAGGGTGTTGGAGCGTTATTTCAAGGACAAAACAGCCCTTAACCAAGAGGACGTACAGATACTGCTTGCCGGTACCCAAAGTACGGAAAGCCCGCTGTATGCCATTTTCCAGGCTAAAAAAGCAGATATTACGAAAGTACTTCCTGCAGAGCGCTATGAGATGATCGACAAAAATATCAAGCTGAATACGATTGTAAAAAAAGCCTACGATGCCGATACCAAGAAATGGAATGATGCCTATTTCTTAACGGAAACACAGAAGTTCCTGACCAAGGATGAATCTGAGAAGCTGCTGAAAAGAGCCAAATCCAGCAGGGCATTAAAGGATAAGGATATGGCGACGTATGAGAAACTGAGCATGGAACTGTACAAAGATCCTTCCGCCGCCAGTTCTGAGGAGCTGAATGCCCTTGCGTGGAACTTCTTTGAAAATGTGACCAATAAGGCATCACTGGAAAAAGCCATTATCTGGGCACAGGAATCGGTGAAGAAGCATGAAAACTCTGCCAACACAGATACACTGGCCAACCTGTACCATAAAGTAGGCGATAACAAAAATGCCAAGATCTGGGCTGAAAAGTCGATCCAGCTGGCCAAGACCTCCGGTGAAGATTATTCGGATACTGAAAAACTGCTGAAAAGTCTCAGCATCAAATAA
- a CDS encoding GLPGLI family protein encodes MKRYLLIALLTAGLVSAQKEISDLEVKYMYSTAKDTTHAGEKMTEVMVLDFNSKTSVYYSEAFLERRKAIETQLAIAKNSGQMADIDARKMVRPKIDYSVYKSKGKAWVTSRIGSNLYTFEGDSQKWKTDYTDEKIIIGYPCKKATTTFNKRTYTAWYTKEVPISEGPYRFKGLPGLILEIEDANGYDHFIAASIEKKKAEIVPLQKGIAVSRSEYVKKREEFKNDPYPGRPMDLNRRNQLENFKKKFNNTLER; translated from the coding sequence ATGAAAAGATATTTATTAATAGCCCTGCTAACTGCAGGGCTTGTCTCAGCTCAAAAAGAGATCTCAGACCTTGAAGTTAAATACATGTACTCTACAGCCAAAGACACTACCCATGCAGGAGAAAAAATGACCGAAGTCATGGTTCTGGATTTTAATTCCAAAACATCAGTCTATTACAGCGAAGCATTTCTGGAACGCAGAAAAGCCATTGAAACCCAATTGGCAATTGCTAAAAACAGTGGGCAGATGGCAGATATCGATGCCCGTAAAATGGTAAGGCCTAAAATTGATTATTCAGTGTATAAAAGTAAGGGCAAAGCCTGGGTAACCAGTAGAATAGGAAGTAATCTGTATACATTTGAAGGGGATTCTCAGAAATGGAAAACAGATTATACCGATGAAAAAATAATCATTGGATATCCATGTAAAAAGGCTACTACCACTTTTAATAAAAGGACGTATACAGCATGGTATACAAAAGAAGTTCCGATATCTGAAGGTCCTTACAGGTTTAAAGGTTTACCGGGGCTAATCCTGGAGATAGAAGATGCCAATGGATACGATCATTTCATAGCGGCATCAATTGAAAAAAAGAAAGCTGAAATTGTACCGTTGCAAAAAGGCATTGCAGTTTCAAGATCTGAATATGTAAAGAAAAGGGAAGAGTTTAAAAACGATCCTTATCCCGGAAGACCGATGGATTTGAACAGGCGTAATCAGTTGGAGAATTTTAAAAAGAAATTTAATAATACATTGGAAAGATAA
- a CDS encoding helix-turn-helix domain-containing protein, translating into MNSSVGFKIKKLREQKEISQEDLAFRLDVSQSYLSKIENGAIEKLDFIFMQKVADFFKVEPQYFLEGDTIVNNNIETSTNSSVGNIGDTTINSTDQNLLENVINNQHQINQLMEMQNKLIEKLLKN; encoded by the coding sequence ATGAACAGCAGTGTAGGATTTAAAATAAAAAAACTCAGGGAACAGAAAGAAATATCCCAAGAAGATCTGGCTTTCCGGCTTGATGTCTCCCAAAGCTATCTCAGTAAAATTGAAAATGGGGCCATTGAAAAATTAGACTTTATTTTCATGCAGAAAGTAGCCGACTTTTTCAAAGTAGAACCCCAGTATTTTTTGGAAGGTGATACTATTGTAAATAACAATATTGAAACAAGTACTAATTCTTCTGTAGGAAATATTGGTGATACAACAATCAACAGTACTGATCAAAATTTATTGGAGAATGTTATTAATAACCAACATCAGATCAATCAACTGATGGAAATGCAGAATAAGCTGATCGAAAAGCTGCTGAAAAATTAA